The following proteins are encoded in a genomic region of Leptospira fainei serovar Hurstbridge str. BUT 6:
- a CDS encoding transglycosylase domain-containing protein — MQETGVRTLFESKFECPACGTLSRIPESVPTETVFRLTCYRCGHKALVRLANRTPVRNPEPIRVFAPTQEPTAPVDEPTKNFSNSYGSKAESPRASLGSRLAESLNGKIASFRERWERPSESRPWFQKIRAREQEDNVNPFRPPIKTLAERLLDKGRRFRIPKIRLNFWLYLLPLPFALVFLIFFWIGVIQRESEVEGLLNVFYIHQPTVIYDRDGKKVSEIFGKKTSNLEWDAYPENLKRMVLLVEDRNFYSHGGIHYSSVLRAFFVNITSLRFKQGASTITQQLSRILLNDREKSLERKLKEAQLAYALESRLDKQKILLHYMNNVYLGHGAFGFDSASGFYFGKKPKDLNLAEMIVLASLASAPNRYSPLKNPDLSLGRVEAILKSLENDGALKEDLRPQMRDLYTSLNTRSPGETVYGNRKDDSPYVTEHVRKFLQTLYPDTNIYETGGFSVHTTISQPVQAELQRVVKSHVDSIIRSGQVRKQRLTEIGKNSDANPFRNLVADLSPALELFIDTDKFRAGEDSGLQAAVVAVDPQTGDVLLLHGGTEFKSDNQFPRAAGMYRQTGSTIKPVLYAEAIDEGIVTPATHILDAPLIYRNSTSNWMPENIGSQYDGDISVRIALAKSKNTAAVQIAEKLGLSEISETFGRFFFPEEKILKNRFRRDLSLALGSLELSPLEMASAYSSFANDGNIIRPHLIEKVTDRSGNVVYQRKEQDEFNLHWPKERRAISPPTAEIMIDLLHGSANHAGVRNTGYRGEVAGKTGTTNEYRDAWFIGVRPGISMAVWIGYDSPSYGMGSSALGGTVAAPLWGTVAKLFDVAESGDRDERRKYSFSQRAVSVVICPESGKLPGPDCNKKTSELFHPSHIPTEICPLTHKADAKKEILKNVF; from the coding sequence ATGCAGGAGACAGGAGTACGCACTCTTTTCGAATCTAAGTTCGAATGCCCGGCTTGTGGAACTTTATCCAGAATACCGGAAAGTGTTCCTACTGAGACTGTCTTTCGACTAACCTGCTATCGCTGTGGCCATAAAGCTTTAGTTCGCTTAGCAAATAGAACTCCCGTTCGAAATCCCGAACCGATACGAGTATTCGCTCCTACGCAAGAACCGACGGCTCCGGTAGATGAACCTACCAAGAATTTTTCGAACTCCTACGGTTCTAAGGCTGAATCGCCGAGGGCTAGCTTAGGCTCCCGGCTGGCCGAATCTCTTAACGGTAAAATTGCGTCCTTCCGGGAAAGATGGGAAAGACCTTCCGAATCGCGTCCATGGTTCCAAAAGATTCGAGCACGGGAACAAGAGGACAATGTTAATCCGTTTCGCCCTCCGATCAAAACGTTAGCCGAACGCCTCCTTGATAAGGGAAGACGGTTTCGAATTCCGAAGATTCGTTTAAATTTTTGGTTATATTTACTCCCGCTTCCTTTCGCATTAGTTTTCCTGATTTTCTTCTGGATCGGAGTCATTCAGCGTGAATCGGAAGTCGAAGGGTTGCTGAACGTCTTTTATATTCATCAACCGACTGTGATTTACGATCGGGATGGTAAGAAAGTTTCGGAGATTTTCGGAAAGAAAACCAGTAATTTGGAATGGGATGCCTACCCGGAAAATTTGAAACGAATGGTTTTGTTGGTAGAGGATCGAAACTTTTATTCGCATGGAGGCATTCACTATTCCTCGGTTTTGAGAGCGTTCTTCGTAAACATAACGAGTTTGCGGTTCAAGCAGGGAGCCTCCACGATAACTCAACAACTTTCCCGCATTCTATTAAACGATCGAGAAAAGAGTCTCGAAAGAAAATTAAAGGAAGCACAACTCGCATACGCTTTAGAATCCCGTTTGGATAAACAAAAGATTCTTCTGCACTATATGAACAACGTATATCTCGGTCATGGGGCGTTCGGCTTCGATAGTGCGTCCGGGTTTTATTTCGGAAAAAAACCGAAAGATTTGAATTTAGCCGAGATGATCGTTTTGGCATCCTTGGCATCCGCTCCCAATCGGTATTCTCCATTAAAAAATCCTGATCTTTCTTTGGGGCGAGTGGAGGCGATTCTTAAATCCTTGGAAAATGACGGCGCATTAAAGGAGGATCTCCGCCCGCAAATGCGCGATTTATATACTTCGCTTAACACTAGATCCCCTGGTGAAACAGTTTACGGAAATCGAAAGGACGATTCTCCGTACGTCACCGAACATGTCCGAAAATTTCTGCAGACTCTATACCCTGATACCAATATCTACGAAACGGGTGGATTCTCCGTCCATACGACGATCTCTCAGCCGGTTCAGGCAGAACTACAAAGAGTCGTTAAGTCGCATGTCGATTCCATAATACGATCGGGACAAGTCAGAAAGCAAAGATTGACGGAAATCGGTAAGAATTCCGACGCAAATCCCTTTCGGAACCTTGTCGCCGACTTGTCTCCCGCTCTGGAGCTCTTTATCGATACCGATAAATTCAGAGCCGGAGAAGATAGCGGCTTACAGGCGGCAGTCGTCGCGGTAGATCCTCAAACCGGGGACGTCCTTCTGTTGCACGGAGGAACAGAGTTTAAATCCGATAACCAATTTCCGAGAGCGGCGGGAATGTATCGGCAGACAGGCTCAACGATTAAGCCGGTCCTCTATGCCGAAGCGATCGACGAAGGAATTGTAACGCCTGCGACTCATATTCTGGATGCTCCGTTGATCTATAGAAACTCCACTTCTAATTGGATGCCCGAAAATATAGGAAGTCAATACGACGGAGATATTTCGGTAAGAATCGCGTTGGCAAAATCCAAAAATACTGCAGCCGTTCAAATTGCCGAAAAATTGGGACTATCTGAAATTTCCGAAACATTCGGAAGATTCTTTTTCCCCGAAGAAAAAATTTTAAAGAATCGCTTTCGAAGGGATCTTTCTCTTGCTCTCGGTTCTCTGGAACTATCCCCGCTGGAAATGGCTTCGGCCTACTCATCCTTTGCAAACGACGGAAACATCATTCGCCCACATTTAATCGAGAAAGTTACCGATCGGTCAGGTAATGTCGTTTATCAACGAAAAGAACAGGATGAATTCAATCTACATTGGCCGAAGGAGAGGCGCGCGATATCGCCCCCGACTGCGGAGATTATGATCGATTTGTTGCACGGTAGTGCGAATCATGCAGGCGTCCGAAATACAGGCTATAGAGGAGAGGTCGCAGGAAAAACCGGAACCACTAACGAGTATCGAGATGCCTGGTTTATCGGAGTTCGCCCCGGGATTTCAATGGCTGTTTGGATCGGTTACGATTCGCCCAGTTACGGAATGGGATCATCGGCGTTAGGCGGAACAGTTGCCGCTCCATTATGGGGGACGGTCGCAAAATTATTCGATGTTGCCGAATCAGGAGATCGCGATGAAAGACGAAAATATTCTTTTTCTCAAAGAGCGGTCTCGGTTGTGATTTGCCCGGAGTCGGGAAAATTGCCCGGACCGGATTGCAATAAAAAAACGAGTGAATTGTTTCACCCGTCCCATATCCCGACGGAAATCTGCCCTTTAACTCATAAAGCCGACGCTAAAAAGGAGATCCTAAAGAATGTATTTTAG
- a CDS encoding alkyl sulfatase dimerization domain-containing protein, whose amino-acid sequence MKKQNFVIYIFIIQLLTFISCSMSDSENTVRQNPKLGELDAEFERRIYKVADGIYSAVGYGIANSILIVGKDGLIIVDTLEDLKSGEEVLAEFRKISDLPIKAIIYTHSHPDHIFGSAAFAKNGNPEVFAHDTLKANIERLASETTPIIGSRSARMFGNYLPKEDVDSVGIGPYQGYNSSTKIDYLPPTKTFQNKLSVTVAGVPLELIHAPGETDDQIYVWIPDRKILFVGDNFYKAFPNLYTIRGTWFRSLKNWYRSLDIARAFRPEYLVPSHGRPLTGASGISGILTDYRDAIQFVHDQSLRGINRGLNPDDLVEYVKLPMHLAASPYLQEVYGKVSWSVRSVFSGNLGWFSGDSADLQPLSRNEQAKLFSDLAGGADKLEIFAQNNLEQKNYQAALQLTGYILRINPGNKKAKDIRIQALRALGQKEINANARHYYLTEALEIRDGFVAKLQVKPNPDLLRRYPLSVFFDNLTINLDPIVSSKIDGKVSFKFKDTGEEFTIHLRKGVAEVTSKLASDPNILVYLNSQEWKEMLLRVRNPVTTLRGFEYKKGNLLEFAKFLGNFSPMEPVLPYLGNN is encoded by the coding sequence ATGAAAAAACAAAATTTCGTAATATATATTTTTATCATACAGTTACTGACTTTCATTTCGTGCAGTATGTCGGATTCGGAAAATACTGTTCGTCAAAATCCGAAGTTAGGCGAGCTCGATGCGGAATTCGAACGGAGAATCTATAAAGTCGCGGACGGAATTTACTCTGCAGTCGGTTACGGGATTGCAAATTCGATATTAATAGTCGGAAAGGACGGTTTGATTATAGTCGATACTTTGGAAGATCTAAAATCGGGCGAGGAGGTGTTGGCAGAGTTTCGTAAAATATCCGATTTGCCGATTAAGGCGATTATTTATACTCACAGTCATCCCGATCATATTTTCGGTTCCGCTGCATTTGCAAAGAACGGGAATCCGGAGGTTTTTGCCCATGATACTTTGAAGGCGAATATAGAAAGACTCGCTAGCGAAACAACTCCTATCATCGGTTCCAGAAGCGCACGGATGTTCGGAAACTACTTGCCTAAAGAAGATGTGGATAGCGTGGGAATAGGACCTTATCAGGGATATAATAGCTCGACTAAAATCGATTATCTGCCGCCGACAAAAACGTTTCAGAATAAATTGTCGGTTACTGTTGCGGGAGTTCCATTAGAATTGATTCATGCACCGGGAGAAACGGATGATCAAATTTATGTTTGGATTCCGGATCGGAAAATCCTGTTCGTAGGGGACAATTTTTATAAAGCGTTCCCGAATTTATACACCATTCGAGGGACTTGGTTTCGGAGTCTTAAAAATTGGTATCGCTCGCTGGATATCGCTCGAGCCTTTCGACCGGAATATCTCGTACCTAGTCATGGACGTCCACTCACGGGGGCTTCGGGAATTTCCGGAATTTTGACCGATTATCGGGACGCCATTCAATTTGTGCACGATCAATCATTACGTGGAATCAATCGAGGATTGAACCCGGATGATTTAGTCGAATACGTAAAATTACCTATGCATTTAGCTGCATCACCTTACCTCCAAGAAGTTTACGGAAAAGTTTCATGGTCGGTTCGTTCGGTCTTTAGCGGGAACCTGGGTTGGTTTAGCGGGGATTCCGCAGATTTGCAGCCTCTATCTAGAAACGAGCAAGCCAAACTTTTTTCCGATTTAGCAGGAGGAGCGGATAAATTGGAGATATTCGCTCAAAATAATTTGGAGCAAAAAAATTATCAGGCCGCCCTTCAATTAACGGGTTATATTTTGCGAATCAACCCGGGAAATAAGAAAGCGAAAGATATACGAATTCAAGCCTTGAGAGCGCTCGGACAAAAAGAAATCAATGCGAACGCTCGGCATTATTACTTAACGGAGGCTTTGGAAATCCGCGACGGCTTTGTAGCAAAACTACAGGTTAAACCCAATCCCGATCTACTTCGCCGATATCCTCTTTCCGTCTTTTTCGATAATCTTACGATAAACTTGGATCCGATCGTAAGTTCGAAAATAGACGGTAAGGTCTCCTTTAAATTCAAGGATACTGGGGAAGAGTTTACGATTCACTTGAGAAAGGGGGTTGCCGAGGTTACTTCGAAATTAGCATCCGATCCGAACATATTAGTTTATTTGAATTCTCAAGAATGGAAGGAGATGTTGCTCAGAGTAAGAAATCCCGTAACTACGTTGCGAGGGTTTGAATACAAAAAAGGGAATCTCCTTGAATTCGCCAAATTTCTCGGAAATTTTTCTCCGATGGAGCCGGTACTTCCGTATCTGGGAAATAATTGA
- a CDS encoding transketolase has product MNDIKEIKEFANNIRKNVIKMVTAAKSGHPGGPLGLADIYAVLYKKVLNHKPTDPDWEDRDRLILSNGHVCAVRYAAMAQSGFFPESELLTFRNIGSRLQGHPSTRYLKGIESSSGSLGQGLSVSVGIALGARLAKKNYTVYACISDGECGEGMTWEAAQSAAHYKTDNLIAFMDKNGIQIDGFTKDVMNLEPLDKKFAAFGWNVIQADGHDISAILSAFEKAKSHKGSPTIILFTTVLGKGVSFMENNPAWHGTPPNAEQEKKALEELDALSV; this is encoded by the coding sequence ATGAACGATATCAAGGAAATAAAAGAATTCGCCAATAACATACGCAAGAATGTGATCAAGATGGTCACTGCGGCCAAGTCCGGCCACCCAGGAGGTCCTCTTGGTCTTGCGGATATTTATGCCGTTCTTTATAAGAAGGTTTTGAATCATAAACCCACCGATCCCGACTGGGAAGATAGAGACCGTTTGATTCTTTCCAACGGTCATGTTTGTGCTGTCCGTTACGCCGCGATGGCTCAATCGGGATTCTTTCCCGAATCCGAATTGCTCACGTTTCGAAATATCGGCTCGAGATTGCAAGGTCACCCTTCCACTCGTTATCTCAAGGGAATCGAAAGCTCGTCCGGATCCTTAGGTCAAGGTCTTTCCGTTTCCGTCGGAATCGCTCTCGGCGCGCGTTTAGCAAAAAAGAATTACACTGTTTACGCCTGTATTTCCGACGGGGAATGCGGAGAAGGAATGACTTGGGAAGCAGCCCAGTCCGCCGCCCATTATAAGACGGATAATTTGATCGCCTTTATGGATAAGAACGGGATTCAGATCGACGGCTTTACGAAAGATGTGATGAACTTGGAACCGTTGGACAAAAAATTCGCCGCTTTCGGTTGGAATGTTATCCAAGCGGATGGGCACGATATCTCCGCGATTCTTTCGGCTTTCGAAAAAGCGAAATCCCATAAAGGATCTCCTACGATCATACTCTTTACGACCGTTCTCGGAAAAGGGGTCTCCTTCATGGAGAACAATCCCGCTTGGCATGGAACTCCGCCGAATGCGGAACAAGAAAAAAAAGCCTTGGAAGAATTGGACGCTCTTAGCGTTTAA
- a CDS encoding transglutaminase-like domain-containing protein: protein MQSSDSPYGTVPFPPDKIEDKFYQLEFSASQEKSRIIGEIASMIPWQVRVCEVADELKDPTLRVFARGVAPEVHSERITLRYVALAEKGHPNHYDDLEEGVFLLSSVIEPELSYPEFRTYLDRIALRVEELVDLNEDLASDDVKVHFLTRVLSQEEGFVGNHDEYEDPDNSFLHRVFIKKRGIPISLSVIYLLVAHRLRLPLYGVNMPLHFLLHFESNDYETYIDPYHGGVMLDRSTCIRFLKANGFQAHDRYFTHASTLTILKRMFRNLIHIYRKKENREMEKILSRHLLALDSKWKP from the coding sequence ATGCAATCCTCCGACTCACCTTACGGAACAGTCCCATTCCCGCCCGATAAGATCGAGGATAAGTTTTATCAACTTGAGTTTTCGGCTTCGCAGGAAAAATCTAGAATCATCGGCGAGATCGCATCGATGATTCCTTGGCAGGTTCGCGTTTGCGAAGTGGCCGATGAATTGAAAGATCCGACTCTACGAGTGTTTGCGAGAGGGGTTGCACCTGAGGTTCATTCGGAACGTATAACATTACGTTATGTGGCATTGGCTGAAAAAGGACATCCGAACCACTATGACGATCTGGAAGAGGGAGTATTTCTACTTTCCTCCGTGATAGAACCCGAATTATCCTATCCCGAATTCAGAACATACTTGGATCGAATCGCGCTCAGAGTGGAAGAACTCGTGGATCTAAATGAAGATCTCGCCTCGGATGATGTGAAAGTGCATTTCCTCACGCGAGTTCTTTCTCAAGAGGAAGGTTTCGTAGGGAATCATGACGAATACGAGGATCCGGATAATTCCTTTTTGCATCGAGTTTTTATCAAGAAACGAGGAATTCCTATATCTTTGTCCGTAATCTATCTCTTGGTAGCTCATAGACTTCGTCTTCCATTATACGGCGTCAATATGCCTTTGCACTTTCTTTTACATTTTGAATCCAACGATTATGAGACCTATATCGACCCGTATCACGGCGGCGTGATGCTGGATCGTTCCACTTGTATTCGTTTCTTAAAAGCTAACGGCTTTCAGGCACATGATAGATATTTTACTCATGCGAGTACTCTCACGATTTTAAAGAGGATGTTTCGGAATTTAATACATATCTACCGAAAAAAGGAGAATCGCGAGATGGAAAAAATCCTCTCCAGACATCTCCTTGCGCTGGATAGTAAGTGGAAACCTTGA
- a CDS encoding polyprenyl synthetase family protein, which yields MKAKGLKDLLVRKFDKKLYEIIDEDLRLLAEIKDYTIRSGGKRIRPVLHYCICRILGYKGEKYTDVGAIAELIHAASLLHDDVVDEAQTRRGVPSVGSKFGNKTAILAGDYLLACGIDHLNSLGSPSLMDLFTQVIKDLSISELIQMEWERNPKLDLSIYDRVVYGKTASLFGAVCQAAGILAEAPKKSLKKLHEFGARLGSLFQKQDDAIDYFQAGEQTGKIPLKDFKNGLYTYPILKLLERADKNDKKLTHSLFAKEERNSQDEMVILSLLNRYNIRKSLNEEFQADVEELLRFLKGYPETEEGALVKEQFRKLTEV from the coding sequence GTGAAAGCCAAGGGATTGAAGGACCTCCTCGTCCGAAAGTTCGACAAAAAACTTTATGAAATCATCGACGAGGATCTACGTTTGCTCGCCGAAATTAAGGATTATACGATTCGTTCCGGAGGGAAACGGATTCGACCCGTCCTGCATTATTGCATATGCAGGATATTAGGATATAAAGGGGAGAAATATACCGATGTAGGAGCAATCGCGGAATTGATTCATGCGGCAAGTCTACTGCACGACGATGTTGTGGATGAGGCGCAAACTAGACGAGGAGTTCCTAGCGTCGGTTCTAAGTTCGGAAATAAAACGGCCATTCTTGCAGGCGACTATCTATTGGCTTGCGGGATCGATCATTTGAATAGCCTGGGATCGCCGTCCTTGATGGATCTGTTTACTCAGGTTATAAAAGATCTTTCCATCAGCGAACTTATCCAAATGGAATGGGAACGGAATCCGAAGCTGGATTTAAGTATTTACGATCGCGTTGTCTACGGTAAAACCGCGTCGCTATTCGGGGCGGTCTGTCAGGCTGCCGGAATCCTTGCCGAAGCGCCTAAAAAAAGCCTAAAAAAATTGCACGAATTCGGAGCTCGCTTAGGTTCTCTTTTTCAAAAACAGGACGATGCAATCGATTACTTTCAAGCAGGAGAACAAACCGGAAAAATCCCCTTAAAGGATTTTAAAAACGGCTTATATACCTATCCTATCCTAAAACTTCTAGAACGTGCGGATAAGAATGATAAAAAATTAACTCATTCTCTTTTTGCTAAGGAAGAGCGTAACAGCCAGGATGAAATGGTGATCCTCTCTCTGCTCAATCGGTATAATATTCGTAAAAGTTTAAATGAGGAGTTCCAGGCCGACGTCGAGGAACTTTTGAGATTTCTAAAGGGGTATCCTGAGACCGAAGAAGGCGCTCTCGTTAAGGAGCAGTTCCGGAAGCTGACTGAAGTGTAG
- a CDS encoding LIC10920 family plasminogen-binding lipoprotein → MIDIRTMGSLTMFDRLADMKKKQLILVGSLLFFTLSCEHHNSTKSDLTVTSTDGSVNFSIHGSLDKTKTPNCGTASPYTGSTSTGGTSTTTTTTTSTSSGSSNTQFTVISRLYYTTGDYVYLKFLYDSTQNQGQIDSQQGFSYSGSLAAKPLVANYGKIAWGGSGVPVDTSTSGSQALSYLTVTLDLVGNVVNSGSAGLSLTQCYTVDFINCTSATSSSMCYTQNGQQCFNSQSVSGVGVSIKGDVNCTSNSIPAGTSTTTQ, encoded by the coding sequence ATGATTGATATTAGAACTATGGGATCCCTTACGATGTTTGACCGACTCGCGGATATGAAAAAAAAACAACTAATCCTAGTCGGCAGCCTACTATTTTTTACTCTTTCCTGCGAACACCACAACTCGACTAAATCCGACTTAACGGTAACCTCAACGGACGGTTCGGTCAATTTTAGCATTCACGGAAGTTTGGATAAAACCAAAACCCCGAACTGTGGAACCGCATCTCCATATACGGGAAGCACCTCGACAGGTGGAACTTCGACTACTACGACAACGACAACGTCAACCTCGTCAGGTTCCTCGAATACTCAATTTACCGTAATCAGCAGGCTTTACTATACGACGGGGGATTACGTTTATTTAAAGTTCCTTTACGATAGTACGCAAAACCAAGGACAAATCGATTCGCAGCAAGGATTCTCTTATTCAGGAAGCCTTGCTGCGAAACCTTTAGTGGCAAATTACGGAAAAATCGCCTGGGGAGGAAGCGGTGTGCCGGTTGACACATCTACCTCCGGTTCTCAAGCTCTTTCCTATTTAACGGTTACTCTTGATTTAGTCGGAAATGTCGTCAACAGTGGGAGTGCGGGTTTGTCCCTTACGCAATGTTACACCGTTGATTTTATCAATTGTACATCGGCAACCTCGTCTAGTATGTGTTATACGCAGAACGGTCAGCAATGTTTCAATTCACAATCCGTATCGGGTGTAGGCGTTTCCATTAAAGGGGACGTAAATTGCACTAGTAACTCGATTCCCGCAGGAACTTCTACCACCACTCAGTAA
- a CDS encoding LBF_2804 family protein encodes MEARKDFFPEYKPGLLERWGIKILQDYVRQEERKNGPGNGQIPADFFPESNRIIRWVTFWAMHAGFWTTCGIILVEKLFPESPEFLSPIFIEKWTYAGLALLLGTILEFYILYKLGLWGAYRLTSLAGMELEDDPELLTGNVNLLARMALEIPDPDLKLLGIDPLRLTDKRSFLAATFLYKAKVLLSNLLAKIVLRKVLARNSLRVYTDFIAAPITAIWDGIVIYSILSELRIRLISRVLAREITEQILEKKDFLSTNAKLAFLAAVGNSVVFTQRFHPNLEYLLVKLFKAFDIASDATIFDDLETFATLIRNLEESEKEACLRLLCLACSFDGKLSSFETKHIKRILGKEAEPRLASIAELSRYIRSGNLEACREKSNLFS; translated from the coding sequence ATGGAAGCCCGAAAAGACTTTTTCCCCGAATACAAGCCGGGTCTTTTGGAACGCTGGGGAATCAAAATTCTCCAAGATTATGTCCGACAAGAAGAGAGAAAAAACGGACCTGGAAACGGGCAAATTCCCGCGGATTTTTTTCCGGAAAGCAACCGAATCATTCGATGGGTTACATTTTGGGCGATGCATGCCGGTTTTTGGACCACATGCGGCATCATTCTCGTCGAAAAACTTTTTCCGGAATCTCCGGAATTTCTTTCTCCCATCTTTATAGAAAAATGGACGTACGCCGGGCTGGCACTATTACTCGGAACGATATTAGAATTTTATATTCTCTATAAACTCGGATTATGGGGGGCATATCGATTGACGAGTTTAGCGGGGATGGAATTGGAAGACGACCCTGAACTATTGACGGGGAACGTAAACCTTCTCGCACGAATGGCTTTGGAGATTCCGGATCCGGATTTAAAACTTTTGGGAATCGATCCGTTGCGGCTAACGGATAAGAGAAGTTTTCTTGCAGCGACTTTTTTGTACAAAGCCAAAGTTCTTCTCTCTAATTTGCTGGCAAAAATAGTTTTGCGCAAAGTTCTCGCTAGAAATTCATTGCGAGTTTACACGGACTTTATCGCGGCTCCAATCACGGCAATTTGGGACGGGATCGTTATCTATTCCATTCTTTCCGAACTAAGAATTCGACTGATTTCACGAGTTTTGGCAAGAGAAATCACCGAGCAAATTTTGGAAAAAAAAGATTTCCTAAGTACGAATGCTAAGCTGGCATTTTTGGCCGCCGTCGGGAATTCGGTAGTTTTTACACAGAGGTTTCACCCGAATCTCGAGTATCTACTAGTCAAACTTTTCAAAGCTTTCGATATCGCGTCCGATGCGACAATCTTCGATGATTTAGAAACGTTTGCGACTCTAATTCGAAATTTGGAGGAATCGGAAAAAGAGGCTTGTCTCAGGCTGTTATGCCTTGCCTGTTCCTTCGATGGAAAACTATCTTCTTTCGAAACAAAACATATTAAGCGAATTCTCGGAAAAGAAGCCGAACCGCGTTTGGCATCGATAGCCGAACTTTCCCGTTATATTCGTTCCGGCAATTTAGAGGCTTGTCGCGAAAAGAGTAACCTATTTTCCTAG
- a CDS encoding MBL fold metallo-hydrolase, which yields MKVYKYDSIPDVVEIGDGILKTEIPQPFYAPNNIYILPDGEPALIDSGYLANLGMLQKALRKVGLNLSKIKHIFYTHNHLDHLSAILTIRYYTDAKLYAMKGMATGIGNYLEYVEVFNRASKRLVYKGHRSPEDRKREITRLEAGNENLRMTLSRGDRIQPILKIDVELVEGDVIHAGGRDIGFLHTPGHNLWHLTPYILEENIFFMGDLVLQNISSIYAEIDGNLEDYYRSLDRISKMSIRRLLPAHGPEPEDPKKAIKLLYKTLQILERGIIRRLKEKEYDLSSLTLEAMGEKVAHSGYYNTAMAILHSMVRKFVEKGWVEVIETEPPYETYRWIGDVSA from the coding sequence TTGAAAGTTTATAAGTATGATTCAATTCCGGACGTAGTCGAAATCGGAGACGGTATCCTCAAAACTGAAATTCCCCAACCGTTTTACGCGCCCAATAATATTTATATTCTTCCGGACGGGGAACCTGCGTTAATTGATTCGGGATATCTTGCCAATCTCGGAATGCTTCAAAAAGCGCTTCGAAAAGTCGGTTTAAATTTAAGTAAAATAAAGCATATCTTTTATACTCACAATCATTTGGACCATCTTAGCGCAATACTTACGATTCGTTATTATACCGATGCAAAGCTGTATGCGATGAAAGGAATGGCCACAGGCATCGGCAATTATTTGGAATACGTGGAAGTGTTCAACAGAGCCTCCAAAAGACTCGTGTATAAGGGACATCGTTCTCCCGAGGATCGTAAACGGGAAATCACCCGTTTAGAGGCGGGTAATGAAAATTTACGTATGACCTTAAGTCGCGGCGATCGAATACAGCCCATTCTGAAAATTGACGTGGAGTTGGTGGAAGGGGATGTGATTCATGCCGGGGGTAGGGATATCGGATTCTTGCACACGCCGGGTCATAATCTCTGGCATTTGACACCCTATATATTGGAAGAAAATATTTTCTTTATGGGAGATCTGGTTTTACAGAATATTTCTTCCATCTATGCCGAGATCGACGGTAATCTCGAGGATTATTATAGGTCCCTAGATAGAATCTCTAAAATGTCGATCCGCCGCCTTCTGCCGGCGCACGGACCGGAGCCGGAAGACCCTAAGAAAGCGATCAAGTTGCTGTATAAAACGTTGCAGATATTGGAAAGAGGTATCATCCGCAGATTAAAGGAAAAGGAATATGATCTTTCTAGCCTGACTCTTGAAGCAATGGGAGAAAAGGTGGCTCATTCCGGTTACTATAATACCGCGATGGCTATCCTGCATTCGATGGTACGAAAGTTCGTCGAAAAAGGATGGGTTGAGGTTATAGAGACGGAACCTCCGTATGAAACTTATCGATGGATTGGAGACGTATCAGCGTAA